A window of the Plasmodium vinckei vinckei genome assembly, chromosome: PVVCY_08 genome harbors these coding sequences:
- a CDS encoding protein phosphatase PPM1, putative, translating into MNKVYGNNFERDYSIYVYGKIFDLIEDLNSYNLKCYINNEKNINLWKEFKYKKKNKWRFISTLDYYGSFKNKKCEFDVIPIIFNEEYEILYIGVSVFFKDNFWKEYKHGNYNYIELFISHINVGYLHNFSNSQYENGCNVIPQDSSKRSILKSLINLDQLRKLYKEEKLKKYTDRITNTTNDNNHKDIINPHNYYIENINTEKYNNTTNDNIYKSCCGNNYDILYNKNNNGIIFNNTNKKPCGHNEDVITNTYPDSTNPIHSHENDISICKNDTSYESSDTFIIKTNTECNYIGDTRYRKRCSGECNYIGNCANTNELNTADIDNSQGKQNSSQNEHTNQYKCPCNHMLSQRCYDNSLVNCQNSSSNLGTPRDSTCAFQDIDSKIKNAGDSLSVFISKTEEITYNNVKIHAVKENSDYQYDKESIKYEYSYINNERNKINSINKKGSNPDASIMIEGAKSYTSLPNNNSAGNDKVHVSSLEKNEVLLKSHQYIIKTSEKCSKVKSDNVDNCSVYETLYYNKNDHTKCGITTTLTDTNVRISQKSEIKRNVYICNENISEKPNNIPCDNYINENKQNKENEKWKNFKSGFFSSKGNRTYNEDRVVTISSICDFIHNECKNLFDNCKHHGADTNATEDLWSDDYLNREYFDNLFKSNNTENSNMHNSPYMYCAIYDGHNGENAVNIIQKLLHIHVYSYYINGNSICNALKYGFQRMDEHLCKKSANSRENNHSDFSSGSTACVSVILNNMAYIANIGDSRCVLSKNGRAVVITVDHKASINKKEEQRIINSGGILDQEGYLGGCLGVCRGFGSFDKKTNEKLKGLICEPDIFQIKLTDDDEFLIICCDGIFDVMTSQEAVNTVRTSLVENNNPNVAAEALCQLAYKRKSLDNLSVVIIIFQNPEHKKKENISANAYTGQTGRFRRRIRFSALENLISP; encoded by the exons ATGAATAAGGTATACGGCAATAATTTCGAAAGGGATTACTCGATTTATGTATACGGCAAGATATTTGATTTGATAGAGGACCTAAATAGCTacaatttaaaatgttACATTAACAATGAgaagaatataaatttgtggaaagaatttaaatataagaagaaaaacaaatggCGTTTTATTTCCACTTTAGATTATTATGGgagttttaaaaataaaaaatgtgaatTTGATGTAATACCAATAATATTCAACGAAGAGTATGAGATATTATACATAGGGGTCTCAGTGTTTTTTAAAGACAATTTTTGGAAGGAATATAAGCAtggaaattataattatatagagCTATTCATCTCACATATTAATGTAGGATACTTACATAATTTCTCGAATAGCCAATATGAAAATGGATGTAATGTTATACCTCAGGATAGTAGTAAACGTAGCATATTGAAAAGCCTCATAAATTTAGATCaattaagaaaattatataaagaggaaaaattaaagaaatacACCGATCGAATTACTAATACCacaaatgataataatcataaagatattataaatccgcataattattatatagaaaatatcaatacggaaaaatataataacacCACCAacgataatatatataagtcATGTTGTGGTAATAATTACGATAttctatataataaaaataataatggtattatatttaacaatacaaataaaaagcCATGTGGTCATAATGAGGATGTAATAACAAATACATATCCTGATTCTACTAATCCTATTCATAGtcatgaaaatgatatatctatatgtaaaaatgataCAAGCTATGAAAGCTCTGATacctttattattaaaacaaatactGAATGCAATTATATTGGTGATACTCGATATAGAAAAAGGTGCTCAGGTGAATGTAATTATATCGGAAACTGTGCCAATACTAATGAGCTCAATACTGCCGATATTGACAATAGTCAAGGGAAACAAAATAGCTCCCAAAATGAGCACACTAATCAATATAAGTGCCCATGTAATCATATGCTTTCCCAAAGATGTTATGATAATTCTTTAGTTAATTGCCAAAATAGTAGTAGCAATTTAGGGACCCCTCGTGATTCAACTTGTGCTTTTCAGGACATTGAcagcaaaataaaaaatgcagGAGATTCATTATCAGTATTTATAAGTAAAACTGAAGAAATTACTTATAATAACGTCAAAATACATGCAGTTAAAGAAAATTCAGATTATCAATATGATAAAGAATCAATTAAGTATGAATactcatatataaataatgaaaggaataaaataaattctatcaataaaaaaggaagcAATCCTGATGCTTCAATAATGATAGAAGGTGCAAAGTCGTATACTAGTTTgcctaataataatagtgcCGGTAATGATAAGGTTCATGTGAGTTCccttgaaaaaaatgaagttCTACTAAAATCGCatcaatatataattaaaaccTCTGAAAAATGTAGCAAAGTAAAATCTGATAATGTAGATAATTGTTCAGTGTATGAAACAttgtattataataaaaatgatcaCACCAAATGTGGTATTACCACGACTTTGACTGATACAAATGTACGTATAAGTCAAAAATcagaaattaaaagaaatgtttatatatgtaatgaaaatataagtgAAAaaccaaataatataccttgcgataattatataaacgaaaataaacaaaacaaaGAAAACGAAAAATGGAAGAATTTCAAGTCGGGATTTTTTAGTTCCAAAGGTAATAGAACATATAATGAAGATAGGGTAGTAACAATTTCGAGCATATGCGATTTTATACACAATGAGTGTAAAAATTTGTTCGATAATTGTAAGCATCATGGTGCTGATACCAATGCTACTGAAGACCTATGGTCCGATGATTATCTTAATAGagaatattttgataatcTATTTAAATCGAACAATACCGAAAACAgcaatatgcataatagTCCATATATGTATTGTGCAATATATGATGGGCATAATGGTGAAAATGctgtaaatataattcaaaaaCTATTACATATACATGTTTATTcgtattatataaatggtAACAGTATATGTAATGCACTTAAATATGGTTTTCAAAGAATGGATGAGCATTTGTGTAAAAAGTCTGCAAATAGCAGAGAAAATAATCACTCGGATTTTTCGAGTGGTAGCACTGCTTGTGTTAGTGTTATATTAAACAATATGGCTTATATAGCAAATATAGGGGATAGTCGTTGTGTCTTAAGTAAAAATGGTCGCGCTGTTGTAATAACAGTAGATCATAAGGcaagtataaataaaaaagaagaacaGCGAATTATAAATTCAGGTGGAATATTAGATCAAGAAGGATATTTAGGTGGATGTTTAGGAGTATGTCGAGGCTTTGGAtcttttgataaaaaaactaaCGAAAAGTTAAAAGGGTTAATTTGTGAGCCCgatatatttcaaataaaattaacgGATGATGAcgaatttttaataatttgctGTGACGGGATATTCGATGTAATGACTTCCCAAGAAGCTGTTAATACTGTTAGGACGTCATTAGTCGAAAATAATAACCCTAATGTTGCAGCTGAAGCATTATGCCAATTGgcatataaaagaaaatccCTCGATAATTTATCAGTTGtcattataatattccAAAATCCTGAACataaaaagaaagagaATATCAGTGCGAATGCATACACTGGTCAAACAGGACGCTTTAGAAGAAg gaTAAGATTTTCTGCTTTGGAAAACTTAATTAGCCCTTAA